Proteins from a single region of Vicinamibacterales bacterium:
- a CDS encoding rhodanese-like domain-containing protein, with the protein MTIKHITVQQAHQQQSAGAKYLDVRSIPEFEQGHPEGAFNVPLMHADPATRQMRPNPEFLAVVRANFPPDTRLVIGCQMGGRSAKAAEILASAGYHEVANVLGGYGGAPQFGHPGWVQAGLPVETTAGDEREYSALQAKAAGAR; encoded by the coding sequence ATGACTATCAAACACATCACGGTTCAGCAGGCTCATCAGCAGCAGAGCGCGGGGGCGAAGTACCTCGACGTGCGGTCCATCCCCGAGTTCGAGCAGGGGCATCCGGAAGGGGCGTTCAACGTGCCGCTGATGCACGCCGATCCCGCCACGCGGCAGATGCGGCCCAACCCGGAATTCCTCGCGGTGGTGCGCGCCAACTTCCCGCCGGATACGCGCCTGGTCATCGGCTGCCAGATGGGGGGCCGGTCGGCGAAGGCAGCCGAGATCCTCGCAAGCGCCGGCTACCATGAGGTCGCGAACGTGCTTGGCGGCTACGGCGGCGCGCCGCAATTCGGCCATCCCGGCTGGGTCCAGGCGGGCCTGCCGGTCGAGACCACCGCGGGGGACGAGCGCGAGTACTCCGCGCTGCAGGCCAAGGCTGCCGGGGCCCGCTGA
- a CDS encoding amidase codes for MHSLRDVSVRLERREAASADLTRACLERIAAGNESLRAFITVMTEQAMADAARADAEIAAGRYRGALHGVPISVKDLVDVAGTPTTSGSNVPPRQATHDAPLVANLRRAGAVIVGKTNLHEFAFGTTSDETAFGAVRNPFDLSRSAGGSSGGAAVALVEGMCYGSVGTDTGGSIRIPAAACGVIGLKPTSGEISAEAVVPLSVSLDHVGPLASDVAGAALLYYAMLDGDARHDRVPAAAPGPLWLGVPEPYFLDKLDDEMARLFAEARQTLTSAGHSVASASVAHAERTAAVYLHIVLPEASWYHAPLIERHAGGYAPGVRLRLEMGRYVLAEDYLRAMHARTVLRKAVDKALEGLDALLLPALAIGAPPIGASTVTIRGAVEPVRAIMLRLTQLFNITGHPAIAIPCGRGSDGLPRALQLVGHRGGTDRLLAVAAAVEHQIIGGAGSVGGGAG; via the coding sequence ATGCATAGCCTGCGAGACGTGAGCGTCCGGCTCGAACGCCGCGAGGCGGCCTCCGCGGATCTCACCCGCGCGTGTCTCGAGCGCATCGCGGCCGGCAACGAATCGCTGCGCGCCTTCATCACCGTCATGACCGAACAGGCGATGGCGGACGCGGCGCGCGCCGACGCCGAGATCGCAGCCGGCCGGTATCGCGGCGCGCTCCACGGCGTGCCGATCTCGGTGAAGGACCTGGTGGACGTCGCCGGCACGCCGACGACGTCGGGGTCGAACGTCCCGCCGCGACAGGCGACGCACGACGCGCCGCTGGTCGCCAATCTCCGCCGCGCCGGCGCGGTCATCGTCGGCAAGACCAACCTGCACGAGTTCGCCTTCGGCACCACCAGCGACGAGACGGCGTTCGGCGCGGTGCGCAATCCCTTCGACCTGTCGCGCTCGGCCGGCGGGTCGAGCGGCGGCGCGGCGGTCGCGCTCGTCGAGGGGATGTGCTACGGCTCGGTCGGAACCGACACTGGCGGGTCGATCCGCATCCCTGCCGCCGCGTGCGGCGTGATCGGATTAAAACCCACCAGCGGGGAGATTTCCGCCGAAGCGGTCGTTCCCCTGAGCGTGTCGCTGGATCACGTCGGTCCGCTGGCGTCGGACGTCGCCGGCGCGGCGCTGCTCTATTACGCCATGCTCGACGGCGACGCGCGCCACGACCGGGTGCCCGCCGCCGCCCCGGGGCCGCTCTGGCTGGGGGTTCCGGAACCGTACTTCCTGGACAAGCTGGACGACGAGATGGCGCGGCTGTTCGCGGAGGCGCGGCAGACGCTGACCTCGGCGGGGCATTCGGTTGCCTCGGCGTCAGTCGCGCACGCCGAACGCACCGCGGCAGTCTACCTGCACATCGTCCTCCCCGAGGCGAGCTGGTACCACGCGCCGCTGATCGAGCGGCACGCCGGGGGCTACGCGCCAGGTGTGCGGCTGCGCCTGGAGATGGGCCGTTACGTGCTGGCGGAAGACTACTTGCGGGCGATGCACGCGCGCACCGTGCTCAGGAAGGCGGTCGACAAGGCGCTCGAAGGGCTGGACGCGCTCCTGCTGCCGGCGCTCGCGATTGGCGCCCCGCCGATCGGCGCGTCAACGGTGACGATCCGCGGCGCCGTGGAGCCGGTGCGCGCGATCATGCTGCGGCTGACGCAGCTGTTCAACATCACCGGCCATCCCGCGATCGCGATCCCGTGCGGCCGCGGCTCGGACGGCCTGCCGCGCGCGCTGCAGCTGGTGGGCCACCGCGGCGGGACCGATCGGCTGCTGGCCGTCGCCGCCGCCGTGGAGCATCAGATAATTGGCGGGGCGGGATCCGTCGGCGGCGGCGCCGGATGA
- a CDS encoding zinc-binding dehydrogenase, whose product MSAPIRAAVMTAPRAPIEVREFPRPDLPPGAALLRTLRSEVCGTDVHLWHGRLSGVPYPIIPGHVSAGTIDAARGTLTGIDGSDLREGDRAVFFDVHRTCGRCRACTVHRTPTRCAARRVYGITDSADEGLFGGWAEAIYLEPGVALARLPDGVALDDYIGGGCGLLTAVHIVERAEIRLADAVVVQGVGAVGLSAIALSRIAGAGTVIAIGAPADRLALAREMGADVVLDLARTSADERRQIVLNATHGEGADVVLEAAGAAAAVPEGLDLARAGGRYVIAGHYTDVGPASVNAHHQINRKHLEIRGCWGSEARHFLRALSILERHPHLPFRKIGARRYGLLQLNEALADAEAMRIPKALVDPSL is encoded by the coding sequence GTGAGCGCTCCCATTCGTGCCGCCGTGATGACGGCACCGCGCGCGCCGATCGAGGTGCGCGAGTTCCCCCGGCCCGATCTACCGCCCGGCGCGGCGCTGCTGCGCACGCTGCGATCCGAGGTCTGCGGCACCGACGTGCACTTGTGGCACGGCCGGCTGTCGGGCGTCCCGTATCCGATCATTCCCGGGCACGTCTCCGCCGGAACGATCGACGCCGCGCGAGGGACGCTGACAGGCATCGACGGATCCGATCTGCGCGAGGGAGACCGCGCCGTGTTCTTCGACGTGCACCGTACCTGCGGCCGCTGCCGCGCGTGTACGGTGCACCGCACGCCGACGCGCTGCGCGGCGCGCCGCGTGTACGGCATCACCGACTCGGCCGACGAGGGGCTGTTCGGCGGCTGGGCCGAAGCGATCTATCTGGAGCCGGGCGTCGCGCTTGCGCGGCTGCCGGACGGCGTCGCCCTCGACGATTACATCGGCGGCGGCTGCGGGCTGCTCACCGCGGTCCACATCGTCGAACGCGCGGAGATCCGGCTCGCCGATGCCGTGGTCGTGCAGGGCGTGGGCGCCGTGGGCCTCAGCGCCATCGCGCTGTCGCGAATCGCTGGCGCAGGAACCGTGATTGCGATCGGCGCCCCCGCGGATCGCCTCGCGCTGGCGAGAGAGATGGGCGCGGACGTCGTGCTCGACCTGGCGCGCACCTCCGCGGACGAGCGGCGCCAGATCGTGCTGAACGCGACGCACGGCGAAGGGGCCGACGTCGTGCTCGAAGCGGCCGGCGCCGCGGCGGCGGTGCCCGAGGGGCTCGATCTGGCGCGTGCCGGCGGCCGCTACGTGATTGCCGGGCATTACACCGACGTCGGGCCGGCGTCCGTCAACGCGCACCACCAGATCAACCGCAAGCATCTCGAGATCCGCGGCTGCTGGGGCAGCGAGGCGCGCCACTTCCTGCGCGCGTTGTCGATCCTCGAGCGTCATCCCCATCTGCCGTTCCGGAAGATCGGCGCGCGCCGCTACGGACTGCTGCAACTCAACGAGGCGCTCGCCGACGCGGAAGCGATGCGGATTCCCAAGGCGCTGGTCGATCCCTCGTTATGA
- the pyk gene encoding pyruvate kinase, whose amino-acid sequence MTTARCPIHRRTKIVATLGPASSQPGTLDALVAAGVDVFRLNFSHGTHESHAATFHAVRAAARRAGRDVAILQDLSGPKIRTGRLAGGAPVELKDGDEVRLAAGDGEGSRERIFTRYAELIDSARAGDRLLLDDGKIELRVESRGSGELITTVVNGGTLAEKKGINAPGVQLPPCAVTPKDETDLRFGLDLGVDLVALSFVQAAGDVQKARAIVRQAKQDVPIIAKIERPQALEHLDAILTAADGVMVARGDLGLECPLEQIPRIQKAIVARSRTLGRPVILATQVLESMRTEPRPTRAEVSDAATAVDQGVDAIMLSGETASGEFPVRSVQTLAAIIADAETVATPAALLSADVLLEGRDTTGPTDGFDTFKTRHGRAMCEAAVTLASTGQAEAIVAVTRFGKTAQLLSSLRPPAAILAVTPSGEIARRLNLYWGVQAMVSDLQDLRALEGPIRLSGHLGPRAVVVFINITPDLTRQDANFLNVQQLSS is encoded by the coding sequence ATGACGACGGCTCGTTGCCCGATACACCGGCGCACGAAGATCGTGGCGACGCTCGGGCCGGCGAGCAGCCAGCCCGGAACGCTGGACGCGCTGGTGGCCGCCGGCGTCGATGTCTTCCGGCTGAACTTCTCGCACGGCACCCACGAATCACACGCCGCGACCTTCCACGCGGTCCGCGCCGCCGCACGCCGCGCCGGGCGGGACGTGGCGATCCTCCAGGACCTGAGCGGCCCGAAGATCCGCACCGGACGGCTCGCCGGCGGAGCGCCGGTGGAGCTGAAGGACGGCGACGAAGTGCGGCTCGCCGCCGGCGACGGGGAAGGCAGCCGCGAGCGGATCTTCACGCGATATGCCGAACTGATCGACTCCGCCAGGGCCGGCGATCGCCTGCTCCTGGACGACGGCAAGATCGAATTGCGCGTCGAGAGCAGGGGCAGCGGCGAGCTGATCACGACGGTGGTGAACGGCGGCACGCTCGCCGAGAAGAAAGGGATCAACGCGCCGGGCGTGCAGCTTCCGCCCTGCGCGGTGACGCCCAAAGACGAAACGGATCTGAGATTCGGCCTCGATCTGGGGGTCGACCTGGTGGCGCTGAGCTTCGTCCAGGCCGCCGGCGACGTGCAGAAGGCCCGCGCGATCGTGCGGCAGGCGAAGCAGGACGTGCCGATCATCGCCAAGATCGAGCGGCCGCAGGCGCTCGAGCACCTCGACGCGATCCTCACCGCGGCGGACGGCGTCATGGTCGCGCGCGGCGACCTCGGGCTCGAATGTCCGCTCGAGCAGATTCCGCGGATCCAGAAGGCGATCGTGGCGCGGTCGCGCACGCTCGGGCGCCCCGTCATCCTCGCGACGCAGGTGCTCGAGTCGATGCGCACCGAGCCGCGGCCGACGCGCGCCGAGGTCAGCGACGCCGCGACGGCGGTCGATCAGGGCGTCGACGCGATCATGTTGTCGGGCGAGACCGCCTCGGGTGAGTTCCCCGTCCGGTCGGTTCAGACGCTGGCCGCGATCATCGCCGACGCCGAGACCGTGGCGACGCCGGCGGCGCTGCTCAGCGCGGATGTGCTGCTCGAAGGGCGCGACACGACGGGGCCGACTGACGGGTTCGACACGTTCAAGACCCGCCACGGCCGCGCGATGTGCGAAGCGGCCGTGACGCTCGCGTCCACCGGACAGGCGGAGGCGATCGTCGCGGTGACGCGGTTCGGCAAGACCGCCCAGCTGCTCTCCTCCCTGCGGCCGCCAGCCGCGATCCTCGCCGTCACGCCGTCGGGGGAGATCGCCCGCCGGCTGAATCTCTACTGGGGGGTGCAGGCGATGGTCTCGGACCTGCAGGATCTGCGCGCGTTGGAAGGCCCCATCCGCCTCTCGGGCCACCTTGGTCCGCGGGCGGTCGTCGTCTTCATCAACATCACGCCCGACCTGACGCGGCAGGACGCCAACTTCCTGAACGTCCAGCAGCTGTCCTCGTGA
- a CDS encoding APC family permease, producing the protein MNDAARLLKVLTLRDVVLMNVVAVISVRWIARGARAGPPSLTLWILAWIAFFVPLALAVAALARRYPEQGGVYTWVRRAFGSGHGFLCGWCLWVNNLFYFPSLLLFGAANFAAIGGERWQGMGAARWYSVVFVLAGIWIAAGINIVGLRWGKWLQNAGSLGVWVPAGLLIGCGALALARFGSATPFQAGALVPRGDVLETVALWSAMCFAFSGFEITSLIGQEIEKPERTIPRGIFIAGAVTTVVYIVGSASVLVAVPVSSLKELSGITDAVQLVAGRVGVTGLGVLTGALLTLGALAGTASWTAGAARVPFAAGVDSVMPRAFARLHPRYRTPHVALIVQSLAASAIFLGSVFFTVAGRSTSIQEAYDILVNLTILIYFVPYLYLFAAQMRLLPETSRWPPVVGFAATAVSVGLTFVPPPGANALTYEVNLIAQAAAMLGLGVGLYSYSRRSSA; encoded by the coding sequence GTGAACGACGCGGCGCGGCTGCTCAAGGTCCTGACGCTGCGCGACGTCGTCCTGATGAACGTCGTCGCGGTGATCAGCGTGAGGTGGATCGCGCGCGGCGCGCGCGCCGGCCCGCCCTCGCTGACGCTCTGGATCCTGGCGTGGATTGCCTTCTTCGTCCCGCTCGCGCTCGCGGTGGCGGCCCTGGCCCGCCGGTATCCGGAGCAGGGCGGCGTCTACACCTGGGTCCGCCGCGCGTTCGGATCGGGGCACGGGTTCCTCTGCGGCTGGTGCCTGTGGGTGAACAATCTCTTCTACTTCCCGTCGCTGCTGCTGTTCGGCGCGGCCAACTTCGCCGCGATCGGGGGGGAGCGCTGGCAGGGGATGGGCGCGGCGCGCTGGTATTCGGTTGTCTTCGTGCTGGCCGGCATCTGGATCGCGGCCGGCATCAACATCGTCGGGCTGCGCTGGGGCAAGTGGCTGCAGAACGCCGGCAGCCTCGGCGTCTGGGTGCCCGCGGGGCTGCTGATCGGCTGCGGCGCGCTGGCGCTGGCGCGGTTCGGATCGGCGACGCCATTCCAGGCGGGCGCCCTGGTGCCGCGCGGCGACGTCCTCGAGACCGTCGCGCTGTGGTCGGCAATGTGCTTCGCCTTCTCCGGGTTCGAGATCACCTCGCTGATCGGACAGGAGATCGAGAAGCCGGAGCGGACGATCCCGCGCGGCATCTTCATCGCCGGCGCGGTGACGACGGTGGTCTACATCGTGGGATCCGCGTCGGTCCTGGTGGCGGTGCCGGTCTCGTCACTGAAAGAGCTGAGCGGGATCACCGACGCGGTGCAGCTCGTCGCCGGCCGGGTCGGCGTGACCGGGCTCGGCGTCCTGACCGGCGCTCTGCTCACGTTGGGCGCCCTGGCGGGAACGGCATCGTGGACGGCCGGCGCGGCACGCGTTCCGTTCGCCGCCGGCGTGGATTCGGTGATGCCGCGGGCGTTCGCGCGCCTGCACCCGCGATACCGGACGCCGCACGTGGCGTTGATCGTCCAGTCGCTGGCCGCTTCCGCGATCTTCCTCGGCAGCGTGTTCTTCACGGTGGCGGGGCGCTCGACGTCGATCCAGGAGGCCTACGACATCCTGGTGAATCTCACGATCCTGATCTACTTCGTGCCGTACCTGTATCTCTTCGCCGCGCAGATGCGGCTGCTTCCGGAGACCTCGCGCTGGCCTCCAGTCGTGGGTTTCGCGGCAACGGCGGTGTCGGTGGGACTCACGTTCGTGCCGCCGCCGGGCGCGAACGCGCTCACCTACGAGGTGAACCTGATCGCGCAGGCCGCGGCGATGCTCGGCCTGGGTGTCGGTCTGTACTCGTACAGCCGCAGGTCGTCCGCTTGA
- a CDS encoding SRPBCC domain-containing protein, whose amino-acid sequence MPRSAEPSPEFDYSLLINAAPTRVLAAFFDPHALSIWWQAVRSVTAPRPIGVYAIEWAPTAEADDVLGRLGGIFHGRVMEYMPGRELFVADAWWLPPDGEPIGPMALEVSCRMSGPACRLQVKQTGFEETPRWRRYYAVIASGWRSSLAALKDYAEHGS is encoded by the coding sequence ATGCCCCGTTCAGCCGAACCATCCCCGGAGTTCGACTATTCGCTGCTCATCAACGCCGCGCCGACCCGGGTGCTCGCCGCGTTCTTCGATCCGCACGCCCTCTCGATCTGGTGGCAGGCGGTCCGCTCGGTGACCGCGCCGCGCCCGATCGGCGTGTACGCGATCGAATGGGCGCCGACCGCGGAGGCCGATGACGTGCTCGGACGGCTCGGCGGCATCTTCCACGGGCGCGTGATGGAGTACATGCCGGGGCGCGAACTCTTCGTCGCCGACGCGTGGTGGCTGCCGCCCGACGGTGAACCGATCGGTCCGATGGCGCTGGAGGTGAGCTGCCGCATGTCCGGTCCGGCGTGCCGGCTGCAGGTGAAGCAGACGGGATTCGAGGAAACGCCGCGGTGGCGCCGCTACTACGCCGTCATCGCCAGCGGATGGCGATCGTCGCTGGCCGCGCTGAAGGACTACGCGGAGCACGGCTCGTGA
- a CDS encoding VIT1/CCC1 transporter family protein — protein MATEHAGKPTADATWDEHYADEKDAAWLYRELARVETHTERRDLFSRLAGVEDRHTARWEELFREAGRPLPPYAVGRRTRWLAWIARMLGPGAVLPLVLAEEGREVQAYLGLARASSHATTHKAALDIAAESAVHARELSEVMGREGEPWHVGGAGGLLRSIVYGFNDGLTANFGLVAGVVGADLGGHVVIVTGVAGAIADALSMGSSGYLAAKSEAEVQTHQIEMERQEMRLMPDLEEEELALIYEAKGIPPGNAREMAKTIMMDPARALETQVREELNIHPAELAPLKDGIVTGTATAVGAFIPILPFLVMDHAPAVWVSLAISMAAHFGIGAARSLFTGRGVWVSGRDMFAVGFGVAAVGYIIGEWLPKIM, from the coding sequence ATGGCGACCGAGCACGCCGGGAAGCCGACGGCGGACGCGACCTGGGACGAGCACTACGCGGACGAGAAGGACGCGGCGTGGCTCTATCGCGAGCTCGCCCGCGTCGAGACGCATACCGAGCGCCGCGATCTGTTCAGCCGCCTCGCCGGCGTGGAGGATCGGCACACCGCGCGCTGGGAGGAGCTGTTCCGCGAAGCAGGCCGTCCGCTGCCGCCGTACGCCGTCGGGCGCCGCACGCGGTGGCTGGCGTGGATCGCGCGCATGCTCGGGCCCGGCGCGGTGCTGCCGCTCGTCCTCGCGGAAGAAGGGCGTGAAGTCCAGGCCTATCTGGGGCTGGCCCGCGCCTCGTCACACGCCACCACGCACAAGGCGGCGCTGGACATCGCCGCCGAGTCGGCCGTGCACGCGCGCGAGCTGTCGGAAGTGATGGGGCGCGAAGGGGAGCCGTGGCACGTCGGCGGCGCCGGCGGCCTGCTCCGCAGCATCGTCTACGGCTTCAACGACGGACTCACGGCCAACTTCGGACTCGTCGCCGGCGTGGTCGGCGCCGATCTCGGCGGGCACGTCGTCATCGTCACCGGCGTCGCGGGAGCGATCGCCGACGCGCTGTCGATGGGCTCGAGCGGCTATCTCGCGGCCAAGAGCGAGGCCGAAGTGCAGACGCACCAGATCGAGATGGAGCGTCAGGAGATGCGGCTGATGCCGGATCTCGAGGAAGAGGAGCTGGCGCTGATCTACGAGGCGAAAGGCATTCCGCCCGGGAACGCGCGCGAGATGGCGAAGACGATCATGATGGATCCGGCGCGCGCGCTGGAGACGCAGGTCCGCGAGGAACTGAACATCCATCCCGCCGAGCTCGCGCCGCTCAAGGACGGCATCGTCACCGGCACCGCCACCGCCGTCGGCGCGTTCATCCCGATTCTGCCGTTCCTGGTGATGGATCACGCCCCCGCGGTCTGGGTGTCGCTCGCGATCAGCATGGCGGCGCATTTCGGGATCGGCGCCGCGCGCAGCCTGTTCACCGGCCGCGGCGTGTGGGTGAGCGGCCGGGACATGTTCGCCGTCGGCTTCGGCGTCGCCGCCGTCGGCTACATCATCGGGGAGTGGCTGCCGAAGATCATGTGA
- a CDS encoding c-type cytochrome, translating to MRIRWSLFAIAAILFAGSFADAMQAQSPRPSNPNGWTLPPDADKEKNPLAGDAKAVESGKALFKKNCERCHGPGGKGDGPDADPDHMQDMDLTTARRAARNPDGTVFYKVWNGRKSPKMPAFKDELTKDQVWQIVAYAQTLRGAQ from the coding sequence ATGCGCATACGCTGGAGTCTCTTCGCGATTGCGGCCATTCTGTTCGCCGGCAGCTTTGCCGATGCGATGCAGGCGCAGTCGCCGCGCCCGTCGAACCCGAACGGCTGGACTCTCCCTCCCGACGCCGACAAGGAGAAGAACCCGCTCGCCGGCGACGCGAAGGCGGTGGAGTCCGGCAAGGCACTCTTCAAGAAGAACTGCGAGCGGTGCCACGGTCCCGGCGGCAAGGGAGACGGTCCCGACGCGGATCCGGATCACATGCAGGACATGGATCTGACGACGGCCCGGCGCGCCGCGCGCAATCCCGACGGCACCGTGTTCTACAAGGTGTGGAACGGGCGCAAGTCGCCGAAGATGCCGGCGTTCAAGGACGAGCTCACGAAGGACCAGGTCTGGCAGATCGTCGCGTATGCGCAGACGCTGCGCGGCGCTCAGTAG
- a CDS encoding LOG family protein codes for MQDQPLAYLNREFLESDDARPLRILAEYLEPLRRLKEQNVQDTVVFFGSARIHSRLYATRALDRLQKRSAQRTVRRTAEQMALLKRTRKAVEWSRYYEDAREVAHKLSKWSLSLESPRHRFVVTSGGGPGIMEAANRGAHEAGGKSIGFNIRLPFEQGANRYITPGLHFEFHYFFMRKFWFAYLAKALIIFPGGFGTLDEMFEILTLAQTQKLSKQLGVFLYGREYWEEILDLAPMEDWGAIGPADLNLLKWVDTPEDAFAQLRDHLVAFHLVPETAQEEQAPGIAKTRG; via the coding sequence ATGCAGGACCAGCCGCTCGCGTATCTGAACCGCGAGTTCCTCGAGAGTGATGACGCGCGGCCGCTGCGCATCCTTGCCGAATACCTCGAACCGCTCCGCCGCCTCAAAGAGCAGAACGTTCAGGACACGGTCGTGTTCTTCGGGTCGGCGCGCATCCACAGCCGCCTCTATGCGACGCGTGCGCTCGACCGCCTGCAGAAGCGCTCCGCACAGCGCACCGTCCGGCGGACCGCCGAACAGATGGCGCTGCTGAAGCGCACCCGCAAGGCGGTTGAATGGTCCCGCTACTACGAGGACGCGCGCGAGGTGGCCCACAAGCTGTCGAAGTGGAGTCTGTCGCTCGAGTCACCCCGCCACCGCTTCGTCGTGACCTCGGGCGGCGGCCCGGGCATCATGGAAGCGGCGAACCGCGGCGCGCACGAAGCCGGCGGCAAGAGCATCGGGTTCAACATTCGCCTGCCTTTCGAGCAGGGGGCGAACCGCTACATCACGCCCGGGCTGCATTTCGAGTTCCATTACTTCTTCATGCGGAAGTTCTGGTTCGCCTATCTTGCCAAGGCGCTGATCATCTTTCCGGGCGGGTTTGGCACGCTGGATGAAATGTTCGAGATCCTGACGCTGGCGCAGACCCAGAAGCTGTCGAAGCAGCTCGGCGTCTTCCTCTACGGACGCGAGTACTGGGAGGAGATTCTCGATTTGGCGCCGATGGAAGACTGGGGCGCAATCGGCCCGGCGGACCTGAACCTGCTGAAGTGGGTGGACACCCCCGAGGACGCGTTCGCACAGCTGCGCGATCACCTCGTGGCGTTCCACCTCGTGCCGGAAACGGCGCAGGAGGAACAGGCGCCCGGCATCGCCAAGACCCGCGGATAG
- a CDS encoding DinB family protein codes for MQPDERQQLIAQYKDGYRVVAEALVKATPEQLDAAPGPGKWTARQIVHHLADSEMTAAVRFRLLVAEDRPSIKGYDQDRFADRLHYERPHEASLELFRAARASTAELMGCLTESDWLREGTHSEVGRFGLDTWLRIYGPHAHKHAEQIRVALRAAKQTR; via the coding sequence ATGCAACCGGACGAACGGCAGCAGCTCATCGCGCAATACAAGGACGGCTATCGGGTGGTGGCGGAGGCGCTGGTCAAGGCGACGCCGGAGCAGCTCGATGCCGCGCCGGGGCCGGGGAAGTGGACGGCGCGGCAGATCGTGCATCACCTCGCCGACAGCGAGATGACCGCGGCGGTCCGGTTCCGGCTGCTCGTCGCCGAAGACCGCCCGTCGATCAAGGGCTACGACCAGGACCGGTTCGCCGATCGGCTGCATTACGAGCGGCCGCACGAAGCGTCGCTCGAGCTGTTCCGCGCCGCCCGCGCCTCGACGGCCGAGCTGATGGGATGCCTGACGGAGTCGGACTGGCTGCGCGAAGGCACGCACAGCGAGGTGGGACGCTTCGGGCTGGATACGTGGCTGCGCATCTACGGACCGCACGCCCATAAACACGCGGAGCAGATCAGGGTGGCGCTGCGCGCCGCCAAACAGACCCGGTGA
- a CDS encoding DUF1343 domain-containing protein, with the protein MSVRLGLERLLEGPDRTLIEGRRIGLVCNPASVDRALVHAADRLVSGGCTLTALFGPQHGIRSDLQENMIETPHARDVKRRIPVHSLYSETREPTAAMLADVDVLVIDLQDVGTRIYTYIYTMANCLRAARTHGVRVVVCDRPNPIDGETIEGATLDPAYVSFVGQFPVPMRHGLTIGEAARLFNQHFALNAALDVVPMEGWRRSMYFDETGVPWVLPSPNIPTLETAVVYPGAVLLEGTLLSEGRGTNRPFEFAGAPWIDGERFAAAMNARGIPGARFRAVFFEPTHHKHAQTLCGGCQIHVTDRAAFAPMRTAVEMLDEFKREAPAEQLWRDPPYEYEYVKPPIDILYGSDRLRRGIDAGETPASIMEEWDRDEDAFRTLREPFLLYR; encoded by the coding sequence ATGTCCGTCCGGCTCGGTCTCGAACGTCTGCTCGAGGGCCCCGATCGCACGCTGATCGAGGGCCGGCGCATCGGCCTCGTCTGCAATCCCGCGTCGGTGGATCGCGCGCTGGTGCACGCGGCGGATCGTCTGGTCTCCGGCGGCTGCACGCTGACGGCGCTCTTCGGGCCGCAGCACGGCATCCGCTCCGACCTGCAGGAGAACATGATCGAGACGCCGCACGCGCGGGACGTGAAGCGGCGGATCCCGGTGCACTCGCTCTACAGCGAGACCCGCGAGCCCACCGCCGCCATGCTCGCCGACGTGGACGTGCTGGTGATCGATCTGCAGGACGTGGGCACGCGGATCTACACCTACATCTACACGATGGCGAACTGCCTGCGCGCGGCGAGGACGCACGGGGTCCGTGTGGTCGTGTGCGACCGGCCGAACCCGATCGACGGCGAGACCATCGAAGGGGCGACGCTCGATCCCGCCTACGTGTCGTTCGTCGGACAGTTCCCTGTTCCGATGCGCCACGGCCTCACCATCGGCGAGGCGGCGCGCCTGTTCAACCAGCACTTCGCGCTGAACGCGGCGCTGGACGTCGTCCCGATGGAGGGCTGGCGGCGCTCGATGTACTTCGACGAGACCGGCGTGCCCTGGGTGCTGCCCTCGCCGAACATCCCGACCCTCGAGACGGCGGTCGTCTACCCGGGAGCGGTCCTGCTCGAGGGAACGCTGCTGTCGGAGGGGCGCGGCACGAACCGCCCGTTCGAGTTCGCCGGCGCGCCGTGGATCGACGGCGAGCGGTTCGCGGCGGCGATGAACGCGCGCGGCATCCCCGGGGCTCGCTTCCGCGCCGTGTTCTTCGAGCCGACGCATCACAAGCACGCGCAGACGTTGTGCGGCGGCTGCCAGATCCACGTGACGGACCGCGCCGCCTTTGCGCCGATGCGGACGGCCGTCGAGATGCTCGACGAGTTCAAGCGCGAGGCGCCGGCGGAACAGTTGTGGCGGGACCCGCCCTACGAATACGAGTACGTGAAGCCGCCGATCGACATCCTCTACGGATCCGACCGGCTGCGGCGCGGCATCGATGCCGGCGAGACGCCGGCGTCGATCATGGAAGAGTGGGACCGCGACGAAGACGCGTTCCGCACGCTGCGCGAGCCGTTTCTGCTCTACCGCTGA